In one Chitinivorax tropicus genomic region, the following are encoded:
- the amaB gene encoding L-piperidine-6-carboxylate dehydrogenase, translating into MKLDTQLIAALGLGKYLQGEQWASAIINGEAVFDNGPAKPLRSPIDHASLGQYVNAPAAITEQAIKEAHAAFLKWRTVPAPRRGELVRLIGEKVRAKKKELAQVITLEAGKIVAEAEGEVQEWIDICDFAVGLSRQLHGLTIVSERPEHRMMEQWHPLGTVGVITAFNFPQAVWAWNAMLAFVCGDPVVWKPSEKAPLCALAIQSVVDEVIAEFDGAPRSLSQIVIGEVETGKQLAESPLVPLVSATGSVRMGKAVAATVGGRLGRSLLELGGNNAMIVTETANLELALRAIVFAAAGTAGQRCTTLRRLIVQESVVDQLLPRIAKAYETLPIGDPRESGKLVGPLIDEPSFRAQQQALADAKAQGGEVVFGGERVTAGVPANGFYVRPAIVRVNGNLPVVCHETFAPILYVMTYKTLDEAMALQNGVPQGLSSAIFTDRMQEAERFVSPAGSDCGIANVNIGTSGAEIGGAFGGEKETGGGRESGSDSWKNYMRRTTNTVNYGNALPLAQGIKFDV; encoded by the coding sequence ATGAAACTCGATACCCAGTTGATCGCGGCCCTGGGCCTTGGCAAATATCTGCAAGGCGAGCAGTGGGCCAGCGCCATCATCAATGGCGAAGCTGTCTTCGACAACGGCCCGGCCAAGCCCCTCCGTTCACCGATCGACCACGCATCGCTTGGTCAATACGTCAACGCCCCAGCAGCAATTACGGAGCAAGCCATCAAGGAAGCCCACGCCGCTTTCCTGAAATGGCGCACGGTGCCGGCCCCCCGGCGAGGTGAGCTGGTACGACTGATTGGAGAGAAAGTCCGCGCCAAAAAGAAAGAACTGGCACAGGTCATCACGCTGGAAGCCGGCAAGATCGTTGCCGAAGCGGAAGGCGAGGTGCAGGAATGGATCGATATCTGTGACTTTGCAGTCGGCCTGTCTCGACAATTACATGGTCTGACCATCGTGTCAGAACGCCCTGAGCACCGCATGATGGAACAATGGCACCCACTGGGCACCGTCGGCGTGATCACTGCTTTCAACTTCCCACAGGCCGTGTGGGCATGGAATGCCATGCTCGCCTTCGTATGTGGCGACCCCGTGGTGTGGAAACCCTCTGAGAAAGCCCCCCTGTGCGCCCTGGCGATTCAATCGGTAGTGGACGAGGTGATTGCCGAATTCGACGGCGCACCACGGAGCTTGTCACAGATCGTGATCGGTGAAGTCGAAACCGGCAAGCAACTGGCCGAATCCCCGCTGGTCCCGCTGGTTTCTGCCACTGGCTCGGTCCGCATGGGGAAAGCCGTCGCGGCTACAGTTGGTGGTCGTCTAGGCCGCTCACTGCTGGAGCTGGGTGGCAATAACGCCATGATCGTCACTGAAACCGCCAACCTGGAGCTGGCATTGCGCGCCATCGTGTTTGCAGCAGCCGGCACAGCAGGACAACGTTGCACTACCTTGCGCCGCCTAATCGTTCAGGAATCGGTGGTGGATCAACTCCTGCCCCGCATTGCCAAAGCCTATGAAACCCTGCCGATTGGCGACCCGCGTGAAAGCGGCAAGCTGGTGGGCCCATTGATCGACGAGCCATCCTTCCGAGCCCAGCAACAAGCATTGGCCGATGCCAAAGCCCAGGGTGGCGAAGTGGTATTCGGCGGCGAACGGGTGACAGCAGGCGTACCAGCCAACGGCTTCTACGTGCGACCCGCTATCGTGCGCGTCAACGGCAACCTGCCAGTGGTCTGCCACGAAACCTTTGCGCCCATCCTGTATGTGATGACCTACAAGACGCTGGATGAAGCCATGGCGCTGCAAAACGGCGTACCACAGGGTTTGTCGTCCGCCATCTTCACAGATCGCATGCAGGAAGCCGAACGGTTCGTATCTCCCGCAGGCTCGGACTGCGGCATTGCCAATGTCAATATCGGCACCTCCGGTGCCGAGATCGGTGGCGCATTCGGCGGTGAAAAGGAAACCGGCGGCGGTCGCGAATCCGGGTCGGATTCATGGAAAAATTACATGCGCCGTACCACCAATACCGTCAACTATGGCAATGCGCTGCCATTGGCGCAGGGCATCAAATTTGATGTGTGA
- a CDS encoding saccharopine dehydrogenase family protein, with product MWRGLRLAVRCCRSPHHSKKATGDNTMYPILIVGAGKIGASIAKLLHHSGDYKVTVADRDQAALERLAKYVPVETTLLDVKSPEDLARALDGKKGVLSACSFDINPGIAEAALHAGVSYFDLTEDVETTRRIRELAKEAKQGQIFMPQCGLAPGFIGILGYALAKRFDKLDSVKMRVGALPQYPHNHLKYNLTWSTDGLINEYCNPCEAIVGGKPIEVLALEGLEHFSLDGLEYEAFNTSGGLGTLCETLDGKINELNYKTVRYPGHQYLMDFLINGLKMGSEVARRKQLKEIMENALPITRQDVVLVYVSASGWKDGFYMQETDARKIYHQDIHGEHWSSIQLTTSAGATAVIDLHRTGKLPGKGFVSQEQVNLDEFLANRFGRYYSTDSEHAEKVKL from the coding sequence ATGTGGCGGGGGTTGCGGCTGGCAGTTAGGTGCTGCAGATCACCCCACCACTCAAAGAAAGCAACAGGAGACAACACCATGTACCCGATTCTTATCGTCGGCGCCGGCAAAATCGGCGCCAGCATTGCCAAACTGCTGCACCACAGCGGTGATTACAAGGTGACCGTAGCTGACCGCGACCAGGCTGCGCTGGAGCGGCTGGCCAAATATGTACCGGTTGAAACCACCTTGCTGGATGTGAAGTCTCCCGAGGATTTGGCTCGCGCACTGGATGGTAAGAAAGGCGTGCTGTCGGCCTGCTCATTCGACATCAACCCAGGCATTGCCGAGGCTGCGCTGCATGCGGGCGTCTCCTATTTCGACCTGACAGAAGATGTCGAAACCACACGCCGTATCCGCGAGCTGGCCAAAGAGGCCAAGCAGGGCCAGATCTTCATGCCACAATGCGGGCTGGCACCGGGCTTCATCGGCATCCTCGGTTATGCATTGGCCAAGCGCTTTGACAAGCTCGACAGCGTCAAGATGCGTGTCGGCGCACTGCCTCAATACCCACACAATCACCTGAAATACAATCTGACCTGGTCCACCGATGGCTTGATCAATGAATATTGCAACCCATGCGAGGCCATTGTCGGTGGCAAGCCGATCGAAGTATTGGCGCTGGAGGGGCTGGAGCATTTCTCGCTGGATGGCCTGGAATATGAAGCATTCAATACGTCTGGCGGCCTGGGCACCCTGTGCGAAACGCTGGATGGCAAGATCAATGAGCTGAACTACAAGACGGTCCGCTACCCTGGCCACCAATACCTGATGGATTTCCTGATCAATGGCCTGAAGATGGGGTCGGAAGTCGCTCGCCGCAAACAGCTGAAAGAGATCATGGAGAACGCGCTGCCGATCACCCGCCAGGACGTGGTGTTGGTGTATGTGTCCGCATCAGGCTGGAAGGATGGCTTCTATATGCAGGAAACCGATGCACGCAAGATCTACCACCAGGACATCCATGGCGAGCACTGGTCGTCGATCCAGCTGACCACGTCGGCAGGGGCAACTGCAGTCATCGACCTGCACCGCACCGGCAAATTGCCCGGCAAAGGCTTTGTCAGCCAAGAACAAGTCAATCTGGACGAATTCCTGGCCAACCGCTTCGGGCGCTACTACTCCACGGACTCCGAACACGCAGAAAAGGTCAAGTTATGA
- a CDS encoding DUF1338 domain-containing protein, whose product MNLNTFYQLLWQDYVRMAPQAEQIHALFKADNPEVYNDHVAFRTFNRAPINLARLEQHFFKLGYRRLEPYIFEEKKLSAWGYVHDDPKQPRIFLSELLVEQLSPTAQGIIDKMCRQIDEGIADMIDVFWSGPLWEMPSWDEYQTLLAESEYAAWLAAIGMRVNHFTISVDHLVRPTTLAEVIDRVEHAGFAINSAGGKIKGTATQLLEQGSTLADRMPVTFGDGSVHTIPTCYYEFAKRYPDADGQLYQGFIAASADKIFESTNVNVAGVAAGS is encoded by the coding sequence AATACGTTTTATCAGCTGCTGTGGCAGGACTATGTTCGTATGGCACCGCAGGCCGAGCAAATCCACGCATTGTTCAAAGCAGACAATCCCGAGGTCTACAACGATCACGTTGCTTTCCGCACCTTCAACCGCGCACCGATCAATCTGGCACGCCTTGAACAACATTTCTTCAAGCTGGGTTACCGCAGGCTAGAGCCCTATATCTTTGAAGAAAAGAAGCTTTCTGCCTGGGGATATGTGCATGACGACCCTAAGCAGCCTCGCATTTTCCTGTCAGAACTGCTGGTTGAGCAGCTGAGCCCGACCGCCCAGGGCATCATTGACAAAATGTGTAGACAAATAGACGAGGGTATCGCTGATATGATTGATGTGTTCTGGTCTGGCCCACTGTGGGAGATGCCCAGCTGGGACGAATACCAGACGCTGCTCGCAGAAAGCGAATACGCCGCTTGGCTGGCTGCCATTGGCATGCGGGTGAATCACTTCACCATTTCCGTCGATCACTTGGTACGCCCCACTACGCTGGCTGAGGTGATCGATCGCGTCGAACACGCAGGCTTCGCCATCAACAGTGCTGGCGGCAAGATCAAAGGCACGGCTACCCAACTGCTGGAGCAGGGCTCCACACTGGCCGACCGCATGCCCGTCACCTTTGGCGATGGTAGTGTGCATACCATCCCGACCTGTTATTACGAATTCGCCAAACGCTACCCCGATGCGGACGGACAGCTTTACCAGGGCTTCATTGCGGCCAGTGCCGACAAGATTTTCGAGTCAACCAACGTGAATGTGGCGGGGGTTGCGGCTGGCAGTTAG